The Sus scrofa isolate TJ Tabasco breed Duroc chromosome X, Sscrofa11.1, whole genome shotgun sequence genome has a segment encoding these proteins:
- the KDM5C gene encoding lysine-specific demethylase 5C isoform X1, with protein MEPGSDDFLPPPECPVFEPSWAEFRDPLGYIAKIRPIAEKSGICKIRPPADWQPPFAVEVDNFRFTPRIQRLNELEAQTRVKLNYLDQIAKFWEIQGSSLKIPNVERRILDLYSLSKIVVEEGGYEAICKDRRWARVAQRLNYPPGKNIGSLLRSHYERIVYPYEMYQSGANLVQCNTRPFDNEEKDKEYKPHSIPLRQSVQPSKFNSYGRRAKRLQPDPEPTEEDIEKNPELKKLQIYGAGPKMMGLGLMAKDKTLRKKDKEGPECPPTVVVKEESGGDVKVESTSPKTFLESKEELSHSPEPCTKMTMRLRRNHSNAQFIESYVCRMCSRGDEDDKLLLCDGCDDNYHIFCLLPPLPEIPKGVWRCPKCVMAECKRPPEAFGFEQATREYTLQSFGEMADSFKADYFNMPVHMVPTELVEKEFWRLVNSIEEDVTVEYGADIHSKEFGSGFPVSDSKRHLTPEEEEYATSGWNLNVMPVLEQSVLCHINADISGMKVPWLYVGMVFSAFCWHIEDHWSYSINYLHWGEPKTWYGVPSLAAEHLEEVMKKLTPELFDSQPDLLHQLVTLMNPNTLMSHGVPVVRTNQCAGEFVITFPRAYHSGFNQGYNFAEAVNFCTADWLPAGRQCIEHYRRLRRYCVFSHEELICKMAACPEKLDLNLAAAVHKEMFIMVQEERRLRKALLEKGITEAEREAFELLPDDERQCIKCKTTCFLSALACYDCPDGLVCLSHINDLCKCSSSRQYLRYRYTLDELPAMLHKLKVRAESFDTWANKVRVALEVEDGRKRSLEELRALESEARERRFPNSELLQRLKNCLSEAEACVSRALGLVSGQEAGPHRVAGLQMTLAELRAFLDQMNNLPCAMHQIGDVKGILEQVEAYQAEAREALASLPSSPGLLQSLLERGRQLGVEVPEAQQLQRQVEQARWLDEVKRTLAPSARRGTLAVMRGLLVAGASVAPSPAVDKAQAELQELLTIAERWEEKAHLCLEARQKHPPATLEAIIHEAENIPVHLPNIQALKEALAKARAWIADVDEIQNGDHYPCLDDLEGLVAVGRDLPVGLEELRQLELQVLTAHSWREKASKTFLKKNSCYTLLEVLCPCADAGSDSTKRSRWMEKELGLYKSDTELLGLSAQDLRDPGSVIVAFKEGEQKEKEGILQLRRTNSAKPSPLASPNTSSSATSICVCGQVPAGVGALQCDLCQDWFHGRCVSVPRLLSSPRPSPTSSPLLAWWEWDTKFLCPLCMRSRRPRLETILALLVALQRLPVRLPEGEALQCLTERAISWQGRARQALASEDVTALLGRLAELRQRLQAEPRPEEPPTYPSTPASDPLREGSGKDMPKQVQGLLENGDSVTSPEKVAPGEGSGKRDLELLSSLLPQLTGPVLELPEATRAPLEELMLEGDLLEVTLDENHSIWQLLQAGKPPDLARIRTLLELEKAERHGSRARGRALERRRRRKVDRGGEGDDPAREELEPKRVRSSGPEAEEAQEEEELEEETGGEGPPQPLPATGSPSTQENQNGLEPALGASSGSSVPFSTLTPRLHMSCPQQPPQQQL; from the exons ATGGAGCCGGGGTCAGACGACTTCCTACCGCCGCCGGAGTGCCCAGTGTTCGAGCCTAGCTGGGCGGAGTTCCGAGACCCTCTCGGCTACATCGCGAAAATCAGGCCCATCGCCGAGAAGTCGGGCATTTGCAAGATCCGCCCACCCGCG GACTGGCAGCCACCGTTTGCTGTAGAAGTGGACAACTTCAGGTTTACTCCCCGAATCCAGAGACTGAATGAACTAGAG GCCCAGACGAGAGTGAAACTGAACTACTTGGATCAGATTGCCAAATTCTGGGAAATCCAGGGCTCCTCCTTAAAGATTCCCAATGTAGAACGGCGGATCTTGGACCTCTACAGCCTCAGCAAA ATCGTGGTGGAAGAAGGTGGCTATGAAGCCATCTGCAAGGACCGTCGGTGGGCCCGGGTGGCCCAGCGCCTCAACTACCCACCAGGCAAGAACATTGGCTCTTTGCTACGCTCTCACTATGAACGCATTGTTTACCCCTATGAGATGTACCAGTCTGGAGCCAACCTGGTG CAGTGCAACACACGTCCATTTGATAATGAAGAGAAGGACAAGGAATATAAACCCCACAGTATCCCCCTTCGACAGTCTGTACAACCCTCCAAGTTCAACAGTTATGGCCGGCGAGCCAAGAGACTGCAGCCTGAT CCGGAACCCACAGAGGAAGACATTGAAAAGAACCCTGAACTGAAGAAGCTTCAGATCTATGGGGCAGGCCCCAAGATGATGGGCCTGGGCCTCATGGCCAAGGATAAGACTCTGCGGAAGAAAG atAAGGAAGGGCCTGAGTGCCCCCCAACAGTAGTGGTGAAGGAGGAGTCAGGCGGGGATGTGAAGGTGGAGTCAACTTCACCCAAGACCTTCCTGGAgagcaaggaggagctgagtCACAGCCCAGAGCCCTGCACCAAGATGACCATGAGGCTGCGGaggaaccacagcaatgcccagtTT ATTGAGTCATATGTATGCCGGATGTGTTCCCGAGGGGATGAGGACGACAAGCTCCTGCTGTGTGATGGCTGTGATGACAACTACCACATCTTCTGCTTGCTGCCTCCTTTGCCTGAGATTCCCAAGGGTGTTTGGCGGTGCCCAAAGTGTGTCATGGCG GAGTGTAAGCGCCCCCCCGAAGCCTTTGGCTTTGAGCAGGCTACCCGGGAATACACTCTGCAGAGCTTTGGCGAAATGGCTGACTCCTTTAAAGCCGATTACTTCAACATGCCCGTACAC ATGGTGCCCACAGAACTCGTGGAGAAGGAATTCTGGCGGCTGGTGAATAGCATTGAGGAAGATGTGACTGTTGAGTATGGGGCTGACATCCATTCCAAAGAATTTGGTAGTGGTTTCCCTGTCAGTGACAGTAAGCGGCACCTAACCCCTGAGGAGGAG GAATATGCTACAAGTGGTTGGAACCTGAATGTGATGCCAGTGTTGGAGCAGTCTGTACTGTGCCACATCAATGCAGATATCTCTGGCATGAAGGTGCCCTGGCTCTATGTAGGCATGGTCTTCTCAGCCTTTTGCTGGCATATTGAGGATCACTGGAGTTACTCCATTAACTACCTCCATTG GGGTGAGCCGAAGACCTGGTATGGGGTACCCTCACTTGCAGCAGAACATTTGGAAGAGGTGATGAAGAAGCTGACACCTGAGCTCTTTGATAGCCAGCCTGATCTTCTGCACCAACTTGTCACCCTCATGAATCCCAACACCCTCATGTCCCATGGTGTGCCG GTTGTCCGCACAAACCAGTGTGCAGGAGAATTTGTCATTACCTTTCCCCGAGCTTACCACAGTGGCTTCAACCAAGGCTACAACTTTGCCGAGGCTGTCAACTTTTGCACTGCCGACTGG CTGCCAGCTGGGCGCCAGTGCATTGAGCACTACCGCCGGCTTCGAAGATATTGCGTCTTCTCCCATGAGGAGCTCATTTGCAAGATGGCTGCCTGTCCAGAGAAGCTAGACCTGAACCTGGCAGCAGCTGTACATAAGGAAATGTTCATCATGGTGCAGGAGGAGCGGCGTCTACGAAAGGCCCTGCTAGAGAAG GGCATCACGGAAGCTGAGCGAGAGGCTTTCGAGCTGCTCCCGGATGATGAGCGCCAATGCATCAAGTGCAAGACCACATGCTTTCTGTCAGCCCTAGCCTGCTATGACTGCCCAGACGGCCTTGTCTGCCTTTCCCACATCAATGACCTCTGCAAGTGCTCCAGTAGCCGGCAGTACCTGCG GTATCGGTACACCTTGGATGAGCTCCCTGCCATGCTCCATAAGCTGAAGGTCCGGGCTGAGTCCTTTGACACCTGGGCCAACAAAGTGCGAGTGGCCCTGGAGGTGGAGGATGGGCGGAAGCGCA GTCTTGAAGAGCTGAGGGCACTAGAGTCTGAGGCCCGTGAGAGGAGGTTTCCTAACAGTGAGCTGCTGCAACGACTCAAGAACTGCCTGAGTGAGGCAGAAGCTTGTGTGTCCCGGGCTCTGGGGCTGGTCAGCGGCCAGGAAGCTGG CCCCCACAGGGTGGCTGGTCTACAGATGACCCTGGCTGAGCTCCGGGCCTTTCTGGACCAGATGAACAACCTGCCTTGTGCCATGCACCAGATTGGGGATGTCAAG GGTATTCTGGAACAGGTGGAAGCCTATCAGGCTGAGGCCCGTGAGGCCCTGGCCTCACTGCCCTCCAGTCCAGGGCTCCTGCAGTCCCTGCTGGAGAGGGGGCGGCAGCTGGGGGTGGAGGTACCtgaggcccagcagctgcagcggcaGGTGGAACAGGCACGATGGCTGGATGAGGTGAAACGCACGCTGGCTCCCTCAGCCCGAAGGGGCACCCTGGCTGTCATGCGGGGACTGTTGGTCGCGGGTGCCAGTGTAGCCCCTAGTCCTGCTGTGGACAAGGCCCAAGCCGAACTGCAGGAACTGCTGACCATTGCTGAACGCTGGGAGGAGAAGGCCCACCTCTGCCTGGAGGCCAG GCAGAAGCATCCACCAGCCACGCTTGAGGCCATAATTCATGAGGCAGAAAACATCCCTGTTCACCTGCCCAACATCCAGGCTCTCAAGGAGGCCCTTGCTAAGGCCCGGGCCTGGATTGCTGATGTGGACGAGATCCAG AATGGTGATCATTACCCCTGCCTGGATGACTTGGAGGGCCTGGTGGCTGTGGGCCGGGACCTACCCGTGGGGTTGGAGGAGCTGAGACAGCTCGAGCTGCAGGTACTGACAGCGCACTCCTGGAGGGAGAAGGCCTCCAAGACCTTCCTCAAGAAGAATTCTTGCTACACTCTGCTGGAG GTGCTCTGCCCGTGTGCAGACGCCGGCTCAGACAGCACCAAGCGCAGCCGGTGGATGGAGAAGGAGCTGGGGTTGTACAAATCTGACACAGAGCTGCTGGGGCTGTCTGCGCAGGacctcagggacccaggctctgTG ATCGTGGCCTTCAAGGAGGGGgagcagaaggagaaggagggaatcCTGCAGCTGCGTCGCACCAACTCTGCCAAGCCCAGTCCGTTGGCATCACCGAACACATCTTCCTCTGCAACCTCCATCTGTGTGTGTGGGCAGGTGCCAGCCGGGGTGGGAGCTCTGCAGTGTGACCTGTGTCAGGACTGGTTCCATGGGCGATGTGTGTCGGTACCCCGCCTCCTCAGTTCCCCAAGGCCCAGTCCCACCTCATCCCCACTGCTGGCCTGGTGGGAGTGGGACACCAAATTCTTGTGTCCGCTGTGCATGCGCTCACGGCGCCCGCGCCTGGAGACCATCCTGGCACTGCTGGTAGCACTGCAGAGACTGCCTGTGCGGCTGCCTGAGGGCGAGGCCCTGCAATGCCTCACAGAGAGGGCCATCAGCTGGCAAGGTCGTGCCAGGCAGGCTCTGGCCTCTGAGGATGTGACTGCTCTGTTGGGACGGCTGGCCGAGCTTCGCCAGCGGCTGCAGGCTGAACCCAGGCCCGAGGAGCCCCCTACCTACCCTTCAACCCCTGCCTCTGACCCTCTCAGAGAAGGCAGTGGCAAGGATATGCCTAAG CAGGTGCAGGGGTTGCTGGAGAACGGAGACAGTGTGACCAGTCCTGAGAAGGTAGCCCCGGGGGAGGGCTCAGGTAAGAGAG ACCTGGAGCTGCTGTCCTCGCTGTTGCCCCAGTTGACTGGCCCTGTGTTGGAGCTGCCTGAGGCAACCCGTGCCCCCCTCGAGGAGCTCATGTTAGAGGGGGATCTGCTTGAGGTGACCCTGGATGAGAACCACAGCATCTGGCAGCTGCTACAAGCTGGGAAGCCTCCAGATCTAGCACGGATCCGCACACTTCTGGAG CTGGAGAAGGCAGAGCGCCATGGGAGCCGAGCTCGGGGCCGGGCGCTggagaggcggcggcggcggaaggTGGATCGGGGTGGGGAGGGCGATGACCCAGCCCGAGAGGAGCTAGAGCCAAAGAGGGTACGGAGCTCAGGGCCAGAGGCCgaggaggcccaggaggaggaggagctggaggaggagactGGGGGTGAGgggcccccccaacccctgcccgcCACCGGCAGCCCCAGCACCCAGGAGAACCAGAATGGCTTGGAGCCAGCGCTAGGGGCCAGTTCAGGCTCCTCTGTCCCTTTCTCCACTTTGACTCCGCGGCTGCACATGTCCTGCCCACAGCAGCCGCCTCAGCAACAGTTGTGA
- the KDM5C gene encoding lysine-specific demethylase 5C (The RefSeq protein has 5 substitutions compared to this genomic sequence), with amino-acid sequence MEPGSDDFLPPPECPVFEPSWAEFRDPLGYIAKIRPIAEKSGICKIRPPADWQPPFAVEVDNFRFTPRIQRLNELEIVVEEGGYEAICKDRRWARVAQRLNYPPGKNIGSLLRSHYERIVYPYEMYQSGANLVQCNTRPFDNEEKDKEYKPHSIPLRQSVQPSKFNSYGRRAKRLQPDPEPTEEDIEKNPELKKLQIYGAGPKMMGLGLMAKDKTLRKKDKEGPECPPTVVVKEESGGDVKVESTSPKTFLESKEELSHSPEPCTKMTMRLRRNHSNAQFIESYVCRMCSRGDEDDKLLLCDGCDDNYHIFCLLPPLPEIPKGVWRCPKCVMAECKRPPEAFGFEQATREYTLQSFGEMADSFKADYSNMPVHMVPTELVEKEFWRLVNSIEEDVTVEYGADIHSKEFGSGFPVSDSKRHLTPEEEEYATSGWNLNVMPVLEQSVLCHINADISGMKVPWLYVGMVFSAFCWHIEDHWSYSINYLHWGEPKTWYGVPSLAAEHLEEVMKKLTPELFDSQPDLLHQLVTLMNPNTLMSHGVPVVRTNQCAGEFVITFPRAYHSGFNQGYNFAEAVNFCTADWLPAGRQCIEHYRRLRRYCVFSHEELICKMAACPEKLDLNLAAAVHKEMFIMVQEERRLRKALLEKGITEAEREAFELLPDDERQCIKCKTTCFLSALACYDCPDGLVCLSHINDLCKCSSSRQYLRYRYTLDELPAMLHKLKVRAESFDTWANKVRVALEVEDGRKRSLEELRALESEARERRFPNSELLQRLKNCLSEAEACVSRALGLVSGQEAGPHRVAGLQMTLAELRAFLDQMNNLPCAMHQIGDVKGILEQVEAYQAEAREALASLPSSPGLLQSLLERGRQLGVEVPEAQQLQRQVEQARWLDEVKRTLAPSARRGTLAVMRGLLVAGASVAPSPAVDKAQAELQELLTIAERWEEKAHLCLEARQKHPPATLEAIIHEAENIPVHLPNIQALKEALAKARAWIADVDEIQNGDHYPCLDDLEGLVAVGRDLPVGLEELRQLELQVLTAHSWREKASKTFLKKNSCYTLLEVLCPCADAGSDSTKRSRWMEKELGLYKSDTELLGLSAQDLRDPGSVIVAFKEGEQKEKEGILQLRRTNSAKPSPLASPNTSSSATSICVCGQVPAGVGALQCDLCQDWFHGRCVSVPRLLSSPRPSPTSSPLLAWWEWDTKFLCPLCMRSRRPRLETILALLVALQRLPVRLPEGEALQCLTERAISWQGRARQALAFEDVTALLGRLAELRQRLQAEPRPEEPPTYPSTPAFDPLREGSGKDMPKVQGLLENGDSVTSPEKVAPGEGSDLELLSSLLPQLTGPVLELPEATRAPLEELMLEGDLLEVTLDENHSIWQLLQAGKPPDLARIRTLLELEKAERHGSRARGRALERRRRRKVDRGGEGDDPAREELEPKRVRSSWPEAEEAHEEEELEEETGGEGPPQPLPATGSPSTQENQNGLEPALGASSGSSVPFSTLTPRLHMSCPQQPPQQQL; translated from the exons ATGGAGCCGGGGTCAGACGACTTCCTACCGCCGCCGGAGTGCCCAGTGTTCGAGCCTAGCTGGGCGGAGTTCCGAGACCCTCTCGGCTACATCGCGAAAATCAGGCCCATCGCCGAGAAGTCGGGCATTTGCAAGATCCGCCCACCCGCG GACTGGCAGCCACCGTTTGCTGTAGAAGTGGACAACTTCAGGTTTACTCCCCGAATCCAGAGACTGAATGAACTAGAG ATCGTGGTGGAAGAAGGTGGCTATGAAGCCATCTGCAAGGACCGTCGGTGGGCCCGGGTGGCCCAGCGCCTCAACTACCCACCAGGCAAGAACATTGGCTCTTTGCTACGCTCTCACTATGAACGCATTGTTTACCCCTATGAGATGTACCAGTCTGGAGCCAACCTGGTG CAGTGCAACACACGTCCATTTGATAATGAAGAGAAGGACAAGGAATATAAACCCCACAGTATCCCCCTTCGACAGTCTGTACAACCCTCCAAGTTCAACAGTTATGGCCGGCGAGCCAAGAGACTGCAGCCTGAT CCGGAACCCACAGAGGAAGACATTGAAAAGAACCCTGAACTGAAGAAGCTTCAGATCTATGGGGCAGGCCCCAAGATGATGGGCCTGGGCCTCATGGCCAAGGATAAGACTCTGCGGAAGAAAG atAAGGAAGGGCCTGAGTGCCCCCCAACAGTAGTGGTGAAGGAGGAGTCAGGCGGGGATGTGAAGGTGGAGTCAACTTCACCCAAGACCTTCCTGGAgagcaaggaggagctgagtCACAGCCCAGAGCCCTGCACCAAGATGACCATGAGGCTGCGGaggaaccacagcaatgcccagtTT ATTGAGTCATATGTATGCCGGATGTGTTCCCGAGGGGATGAGGACGACAAGCTCCTGCTGTGTGATGGCTGTGATGACAACTACCACATCTTCTGCTTGCTGCCTCCTTTGCCTGAGATTCCCAAGGGTGTTTGGCGGTGCCCAAAGTGTGTCATGGCG GAGTGTAAGCGCCCCCCCGAAGCCTTTGGCTTTGAGCAGGCTACCCGGGAATACACTCTGCAGAGCTTTGGCGAAATGGCTGACTCCTTTAAAGCCGATTACTTCAACATGCCCGTACAC ATGGTGCCCACAGAACTCGTGGAGAAGGAATTCTGGCGGCTGGTGAATAGCATTGAGGAAGATGTGACTGTTGAGTATGGGGCTGACATCCATTCCAAAGAATTTGGTAGTGGTTTCCCTGTCAGTGACAGTAAGCGGCACCTAACCCCTGAGGAGGAG GAATATGCTACAAGTGGTTGGAACCTGAATGTGATGCCAGTGTTGGAGCAGTCTGTACTGTGCCACATCAATGCAGATATCTCTGGCATGAAGGTGCCCTGGCTCTATGTAGGCATGGTCTTCTCAGCCTTTTGCTGGCATATTGAGGATCACTGGAGTTACTCCATTAACTACCTCCATTG GGGTGAGCCGAAGACCTGGTATGGGGTACCCTCACTTGCAGCAGAACATTTGGAAGAGGTGATGAAGAAGCTGACACCTGAGCTCTTTGATAGCCAGCCTGATCTTCTGCACCAACTTGTCACCCTCATGAATCCCAACACCCTCATGTCCCATGGTGTGCCG GTTGTCCGCACAAACCAGTGTGCAGGAGAATTTGTCATTACCTTTCCCCGAGCTTACCACAGTGGCTTCAACCAAGGCTACAACTTTGCCGAGGCTGTCAACTTTTGCACTGCCGACTGG CTGCCAGCTGGGCGCCAGTGCATTGAGCACTACCGCCGGCTTCGAAGATATTGCGTCTTCTCCCATGAGGAGCTCATTTGCAAGATGGCTGCCTGTCCAGAGAAGCTAGACCTGAACCTGGCAGCAGCTGTACATAAGGAAATGTTCATCATGGTGCAGGAGGAGCGGCGTCTACGAAAGGCCCTGCTAGAGAAG GGCATCACGGAAGCTGAGCGAGAGGCTTTCGAGCTGCTCCCGGATGATGAGCGCCAATGCATCAAGTGCAAGACCACATGCTTTCTGTCAGCCCTAGCCTGCTATGACTGCCCAGACGGCCTTGTCTGCCTTTCCCACATCAATGACCTCTGCAAGTGCTCCAGTAGCCGGCAGTACCTGCG GTATCGGTACACCTTGGATGAGCTCCCTGCCATGCTCCATAAGCTGAAGGTCCGGGCTGAGTCCTTTGACACCTGGGCCAACAAAGTGCGAGTGGCCCTGGAGGTGGAGGATGGGCGGAAGCGCA GTCTTGAAGAGCTGAGGGCACTAGAGTCTGAGGCCCGTGAGAGGAGGTTTCCTAACAGTGAGCTGCTGCAACGACTCAAGAACTGCCTGAGTGAGGCAGAAGCTTGTGTGTCCCGGGCTCTGGGGCTGGTCAGCGGCCAGGAAGCTGG CCCCCACAGGGTGGCTGGTCTACAGATGACCCTGGCTGAGCTCCGGGCCTTTCTGGACCAGATGAACAACCTGCCTTGTGCCATGCACCAGATTGGGGATGTCAAG GGTATTCTGGAACAGGTGGAAGCCTATCAGGCTGAGGCCCGTGAGGCCCTGGCCTCACTGCCCTCCAGTCCAGGGCTCCTGCAGTCCCTGCTGGAGAGGGGGCGGCAGCTGGGGGTGGAGGTACCtgaggcccagcagctgcagcggcaGGTGGAACAGGCACGATGGCTGGATGAGGTGAAACGCACGCTGGCTCCCTCAGCCCGAAGGGGCACCCTGGCTGTCATGCGGGGACTGTTGGTCGCGGGTGCCAGTGTAGCCCCTAGTCCTGCTGTGGACAAGGCCCAAGCCGAACTGCAGGAACTGCTGACCATTGCTGAACGCTGGGAGGAGAAGGCCCACCTCTGCCTGGAGGCCAG GCAGAAGCATCCACCAGCCACGCTTGAGGCCATAATTCATGAGGCAGAAAACATCCCTGTTCACCTGCCCAACATCCAGGCTCTCAAGGAGGCCCTTGCTAAGGCCCGGGCCTGGATTGCTGATGTGGACGAGATCCAG AATGGTGATCATTACCCCTGCCTGGATGACTTGGAGGGCCTGGTGGCTGTGGGCCGGGACCTACCCGTGGGGTTGGAGGAGCTGAGACAGCTCGAGCTGCAGGTACTGACAGCGCACTCCTGGAGGGAGAAGGCCTCCAAGACCTTCCTCAAGAAGAATTCTTGCTACACTCTGCTGGAG GTGCTCTGCCCGTGTGCAGACGCCGGCTCAGACAGCACCAAGCGCAGCCGGTGGATGGAGAAGGAGCTGGGGTTGTACAAATCTGACACAGAGCTGCTGGGGCTGTCTGCGCAGGacctcagggacccaggctctgTG ATCGTGGCCTTCAAGGAGGGGgagcagaaggagaaggagggaatcCTGCAGCTGCGTCGCACCAACTCTGCCAAGCCCAGTCCGTTGGCATCACCGAACACATCTTCCTCTGCAACCTCCATCTGTGTGTGTGGGCAGGTGCCAGCCGGGGTGGGAGCTCTGCAGTGTGACCTGTGTCAGGACTGGTTCCATGGGCGATGTGTGTCGGTACCCCGCCTCCTCAGTTCCCCAAGGCCCAGTCCCACCTCATCCCCACTGCTGGCCTGGTGGGAGTGGGACACCAAATTCTTGTGTCCGCTGTGCATGCGCTCACGGCGCCCGCGCCTGGAGACCATCCTGGCACTGCTGGTAGCACTGCAGAGACTGCCTGTGCGGCTGCCTGAGGGCGAGGCCCTGCAATGCCTCACAGAGAGGGCCATCAGCTGGCAAGGTCGTGCCAGGCAGGCTCTGGCCTCTGAGGATGTGACTGCTCTGTTGGGACGGCTGGCCGAGCTTCGCCAGCGGCTGCAGGCTGAACCCAGGCCCGAGGAGCCCCCTACCTACCCTTCAACCCCTGCCTCTGACCCTCTCAGAGAAGGCAGTGGCAAGGATATGCCTAAG GTGCAGGGGTTGCTGGAGAACGGAGACAGTGTGACCAGTCCTGAGAAGGTAGCCCCGGGGGAGGGCTCAG ACCTGGAGCTGCTGTCCTCGCTGTTGCCCCAGTTGACTGGCCCTGTGTTGGAGCTGCCTGAGGCAACCCGTGCCCCCCTCGAGGAGCTCATGTTAGAGGGGGATCTGCTTGAGGTGACCCTGGATGAGAACCACAGCATCTGGCAGCTGCTACAAGCTGGGAAGCCTCCAGATCTAGCACGGATCCGCACACTTCTGGAG CTGGAGAAGGCAGAGCGCCATGGGAGCCGAGCTCGGGGCCGGGCGCTggagaggcggcggcggcggaaggTGGATCGGGGTGGGGAGGGCGATGACCCAGCCCGAGAGGAGCTAGAGCCAAAGAGGGTACGGAGCTCAGGGCCAGAGGCCgaggaggcccaggaggaggaggagctggaggaggagactGGGGGTGAGgggcccccccaacccctgcccgcCACCGGCAGCCCCAGCACCCAGGAGAACCAGAATGGCTTGGAGCCAGCGCTAGGGGCCAGTTCAGGCTCCTCTGTCCCTTTCTCCACTTTGACTCCGCGGCTGCACATGTCCTGCCCACAGCAGCCGCCTCAGCAACAGTTGTGA